From Camelina sativa cultivar DH55 chromosome 20, Cs, whole genome shotgun sequence, the proteins below share one genomic window:
- the LOC104771284 gene encoding protein LIGHT-DEPENDENT SHORT HYPOCOTYLS 1: MELISNQPNKNPNSSTQLTPPSSSRYENQKRRDWNTFCQYLRNHRPPLSLPSCSGAHVLEFLRYLDQFGKTKVHHQNCAFFGLPNPPAPCPCPLRQAWGSLDALIGRLRAAYEENGGPPEANPFGSRAVRLYLREVRDFQAKARGVSYEKKRKRVNRQKPQTQPPIPLQQQQQQQPQQGQSLMANYSGATV; encoded by the coding sequence ATGGAGTTGATCTCTAACCAACCGAACAAGAACCCTAATTCCTCAACACAATTAACACCTCCTTCCTCAAGCCGGTACGAGAACCAGAAACGCCGTGACTGGAACACCTTCTGCCAGTACCTCCGGAACCACCGTCCTCCGCTCTCTCTCCCATCGTGCAGCGGCGCACACGTGCTTGAGTTCCTCCGCTACCTCGACCAGTTCGGGAAAACAAAGGTCCACCACCAGAACTGTGCCTTCTTTGGCCTCCCTAACCCTCCCGCTCCTTGTCCTTGCCCTCTCCGGCAAGCCTGGGGCTCCCTCGACGCCCTTATCGGCCGCCTCCGAGCCGCCTACGAGGAGAACGGTGGCCCTCCGGAAGCTAACCCATTCGGCTCACGCGCCGTCAGGTTATACCTCCGTGAAGTTAGAGACTTCCAGGCCAAAGCTCGCGGTGTTAGCTacgagaagaagaggaagagagtcAATAGGCAGAAACCGCAAACGCAGCCGCCTATACCGCttcagcaacagcaacagcagcagccaCAACAAGGTCAGTCTTTGATGGCTAATTACTCGGGTGCAACtgtatga
- the LOC104772679 gene encoding uncharacterized protein LOC104772679, which yields MDNERGASLINIDENTRFSELVKILLEDFDIDIQAQCLKLSYSLPAKSSTIGSIPIFIRNDRQLEAFKLKYAQSGGVLHLCVTVEDFCEIVEQGQPSSTPFIESVTAVTQDQTSSNLLVGNAIDVYTHTQDQPILNPYVEGVPRNMTTSVGYPSGSSHSIGLIDVESLFCGKLFKDKTEMRSQMRMYAVKHSFEFHTFKSDNKRYVLKCIDEKCSWRLRATKAKASDSFVVRKYISQHSCDSALRNVNHRQATARTLAGLVSNHFAGGKLPLRPKQLMEIFRNDHGVGVSYSKAWRAQEHASELARGIPADSYEVLPSWFHMIEKKNPGTITYIKADSDNKFRYGFLAFGASIRGFKLMRKVISIDGAHLKSKYKGTLLAASAQDGNFQLYPIAFAVVDSENDASWDWFLRCLKTIIPDEEDLVFVSDRASSIATALSVNYVHAHHGICTFHLQKNLETRFRASASLLPVVNDASRAYTQYDFDYLFTQISNGDPDLGEYLWQADIRKWSRAYSPLNWYNIMTSNCAESINSRLKETREYPIICLFDTIRSILIRWFNERREESCRHPYAVTTKVGNKMNESYNNTTRWLEVSQVNENIFEVKAALKTYMVNLDTRKCTCCMFDIDKFPCAHGIAAAKHVNLNENMFVDDYHSTERWRLAYSESIHPVGDMEYWEIPESVSTSIRPPSTRIPSGRRKKKRIASSLEYGKAKTNSKQYKCSRCGQCGHNKSSCVAAL from the exons ATGGATAATGAAAGGGGAGCTTCTTTGATTAACATTGATGAGAATACTAGATTTAGTGAGTTGGTAAAAATTCTATTAGAAGATTTTGACATTGATATTCAGGCACAATGTTTAAAGCTTAGTTATTCATTGCCTGCTAAGTCTTCTACTATAGGTAGTATTCCTATCTTTATTAGAAATGATAGGCAGCTTGAAgcttttaaactcaaatatgCACAAAGTGGAGGAGTTCTTCATCTATGTGTTACTGTTGAGGATTTTTGTGAGATTGTAGAGCAG GGTCAACCTAGCTCTACTCCTTTTATTGAGAGTGTTACTGCTGTTACTCAG GATCAAACAAGCTCAAATCTGTTAGTTGGGAATGCTATTGATGTTTATACTCATACTCAG gaTCAACCAATACTAAATCCATATGTCGAGGGTGTTCCTCGTAACATGACAACCTCTGTTGGGTATCCATCTGGTTCTTCACACTCAATTGGTCTAATCGATGTTGAGTCACTGTTTTGTGGAAAGTTattcaaagacaaaacagaaatgagaaGTCAGATGCGGATGTATGCAGTCAAGCATAGTTTtgagtttcatacttttaagtCAGACAACAAGAGGTATGTTCTTAAATGTATTGATGAAAAATGTAGTTGGAGGCTACGTGCAACTAAGGCTAAAGCATCAGATAGCTTTGTTGTTCGAAAGTATATTAGTCAGCACAGCTGTGACTCTGCTTTAAGGAATGTTAATCATCGCCAAGCAACTGCAAGGACTTTGGCTGGTTTggttagtaaccattttgcagGAGGAAAGCTTCCTCTCAGACCCAAACAGCTCATGGAAATTTTTAGGAATGACCATGGAGTTGGTGTCTCGTACTCAAAAGCATGGAGAGCTCAAGAACATGCATCAGAACTTGCTAGGGGTATACCTGCTGATAGTTATGAGGTTTTACCGAGTTGGTTTCACatgatagaaaagaagaatccagGTACTATCACTTACATCAAAGCTGATTCTGATAATAAGTTTAGATATGGTTTTCTGGCTTTTGGTGCATCAATTAGAGGCTTTAAGTTGATGAGAAAAGTTATTTCTATTGATGGCGcccatttgaaatcaaaatataaggGAACTTTGCTTGCTGCATCAGCTCAGGATGGTAATTTTCAGTTGTATCCTAttgcttttgctgttgttgattctgagaatgatgcATCATGGGATTGGTTTTTGCGGTGTTTGAAGACTATTATTCCTGATGAAGAGGATCTAGTTTTTGTGTCTGATCGGGCTTCTTCAATTGCAACTGCGCTATCAGTAAATTATGTACATGCTCATCACGGGATCTGCACTTTCCACTTGCAAAAGAACCTGGAAACACGATTTAGAGCTTCggcttctcttcttccagtTGTTAATGATGCTTCAAGAGCTTACACTcagtatgattttgattatttgttcacTCAAATTTCCAATGGTGATCCGGATCTTGGAGAATATCTTTGGCAAGCTGATATTAGGAAATGGTCACGTGCATATTCTCCTTTAAACTGGTACAACATTATGACATCTAATTGTGCCGAGTCCATTAACTCCAGGTTAAAAGAGACTCGTGAGTATCCAATTATCTGCCTGTTTGATACAATCAGGTCTATTTTGATTAGGTGGTTTAATGAACGACGTGAGGAGAGCTGTCGACATCCATATGCTGTTACTACAAAAGTTGGGAATAAGATGAATGAATCTTATAATAATACTACCCGCTGGCTTGAAGTTAGTCAAGTAAATGAAAATATCTTCGAGGTTAAAGCAGCTTTAAAGACATATATGGTGAATTTGGACACAAGGAAATGCACATGCTGTATGTTTGATATTGACAaattcccttgtgcacatggaATTGCTGCTGCCAAACATGTCAATCTCAATGAAAACatgtttgttgatgattatCATTCCACTGAAAG atGGCGTTTAGCATATTCAGAGAGCATTCACCCAGTAGGTGATATGGAGTATTGGGAGATTCCAGAGAGTGTTAGTACTTCTATTCGGCCACCTTCTACTCGTATACCTAGTGGCAGgcgaaagaaaaagagaatagctAGTTCATTGGAGTATGGAAAGGCTaagacaaattcaaaacaatacaaatgcaGTAGGTGCGGTCAGTGTGGACACAACAAATCTAGTTGTGTTGCAgctctctaa
- the LOC104772680 gene encoding ubiquitin-conjugating enzyme E2-16 kDa-like: protein MARRSPSSLIRTDLRCLNRDLSPNITAVTVDDDIFRWEATLIGPVNTPYEGGVFKLRLTFPPDYPSSPPKVVFITRICHPNVADRGGIHLKGLRRDCWTPMSIVKLFKELVEKLIEPEVNDEEQTIEYLANLYKSDRRRFEAMVREMTNQYAGRGN, encoded by the exons ATGGCCCGTCGTTCTCCTTCAAGCCTTATAAGGACTGATCTGAGATGTCTGAACAGGGATCTTTCGCCAAACATCACAGCAG TAACTGTTGATGACGACATTTTCCGTTGGGAGGCTACTCTAATCGGACCAGTGAATACTCCTTATGAAGGGGGAGTGTTTAAACTTAGGCTTACTTTTCCACCTGATTACCCAAGTAGTCCCCCCAAG GTTGTTTTCATCACAAGAATTTGCCACCCAAATGTAGCAGATAGGGGAGGCATTCACCTAAAAGGTTTGAGGCGCGACTGTTGGACTCCCATGTCCATTGTTAAGCTTTTCAAGGAATTAGTGGAGAAGTTGATTGAACCAGAGGTCAATGATGAGGAACAGACCATTGAATATCTTGCTAACCTCTACAAAtctgataggagaaggtttgaagCCATGGTTAGAGAGATGACTAATCAATATGCTGGGAGAGGAAACTGA
- the LOC104772681 gene encoding uncharacterized protein LOC104772681: MDKEKGASSKKRVLRERKQRKCKQSNDGDDDVMNRKERKKRKPSDNPDADIQAREGPQKKKIKSDDVGGVQRKSERNTIPSIHTQPPYTAEKKKDPILYPFSKVDKTRLDVFSDWKNSRKAKQLTILGKKVDAKWFTTLETPGKSLTTMHVDTVVKLLSRREESHPHFFKSKALTLAETSFLREIDEYYSIFVDNKDEYEFPEEGFSQLFKEAPTNKILAPMLVKERLWMPLMINLEKKELIIYDLGKHFYTNKIKDKQVGAYAVAMPYIAQKKFGMKNDTKKSPFRISIINCIPQVDKIEDSGVFMLKTIECLAMSITTHGNLKNESIGDLRKKMAVDIFAELQND, translated from the exons atGGATAAAGAGAAGGGAGCAAGCAGTaagaagagagttttgagagagagaaaacag AGAAAGTGTAAGCAAAgcaatgatggtgatgatgatgttatgaaCAGAAAAGAG AGGAAGAAGCGTAAACCAAGTGACAACCCAGATGCTGATATTCAAGCTAGAGAAGGG ccacagaaaaagaagattaaatCTGATGATGTTGGTGGTGTGCAAAGAAAAAGTGAACGAAATACAATTCCTTCTATTCACACTCAGCCGCCTTACACGgccgagaagaagaaggacccaATACTTTATCCTTTTTCCAAAGTTGATAAGACCCGGTTAGATGTATTTAGTGACTGGAAGAATTCAAGGAAAGCAAA GCAACTAACAATTCTGGGTAAAAAAGTTGATGCCAAGTGGTTCACAACACTAGAGACGCCAGGGAAGTCGTTAACAACAATG caTGTTGATACAGTTGTGAAGTTGTTaagcagaagagaagaaagtcaTCCGCACTTCTTTAAAAGCAAAGCATTGACATTGGCTGAAACTtcttttttgagagagattgatgaATATTACTCAATATTCGTTGACAACAAAGACGAATATGAGTTCCCTGAAGAAGGATTCAGTCAACTCTTCAAGGAAGCACCTACAAACAAAATACTGGCGCCAATGTTGGTTAAGGAAAGGCTTTGGATGCCATTGATGatcaatttggagaagaaggagtTGATTATCTACGACTTAGGCAAGCATTTCTAcaccaacaaaattaaagacaaacaGGTGGGTGCATATGCTGTTGCAATGCCTTATATTGCCCAGAAGAAGTTTGGGATGAAAAATGATACAAAGAAATCTCCGTTCAGAATCAGTATTATAAATTGCATACCTCAG GTTGATAAGATTGAAGATAGTGGTGTCTTCATGCTGAAGACAATCGAATGTTTGGCTATGAGCATAACAACACATGGCAATCTTAAAAATGAGTCAATTGGTGATTTACGGAAGAAAATGGCGGTTGATATCTTTGCAG AATTACAAAATGACTAG
- the LOC104772683 gene encoding uncharacterized protein LOC104772683 — MTPNSTEKIPLSRLKHASDFEMYTAQPWGKEAYNILTSCIQKFDKNTWSKGQYSVKGFPMALYIWALSAVPIFGDTFARRCNFSRTFYPLILNWQSSRFARFDDIVEAIKTATCVEVKTIIGDPQEYKHLVDKDDNDFEEVIGLVMKGYRLKKEEWSTRLVDIYCALGELGDKMGEKLPDFEKQEKMEKNLSDSEKLDIILFMLDDFNKRLEAIEEAVKTTSGKDKDKGSHEDEDGQNRNEEVINEEAGKQNVDGDIAREDFVESQSADSVRPSNTQDGSYAADDENTQKTGGDDGNYFEETPKDKSPSPRPYTPKFDLLSEEDEDSEKYKSMDKEKGASSWQTKMLMEILLEKIS; from the exons ATGACACCAAATTCAACAGAGAAGATACCTCTGTCTAGGCTTAAGCATGCATCGGATTTCGAGATGTATACAGCCCAACCATGGGGCAAGGAAGCGTATAACATTCTCACCTCATGCATTCAGAAATTCGATAAAAATACTTGGTCAAAAGGTCAGTATAGTGTCAAGGGATTTCCCATGGCGTTATATATATGGGCCTTGAGTGCTGTTCCAATTTTTGGTGATACATTTGCGAGAAGATGTAATTTTTCCAGAACATTCTATCCACTGATTCTCAACTGGCAATCAAGTCGTTTTGCAAGGTTTGATGATATTGTTGAAGCTATTAAGACAGCAACTTGt gttGAAGTCAAAACAATAATTGGAGATCCACAAGAATATAAGCATTTGGTTGATAAAGATgacaatgattttgaagaagttatTGGCTTGGTTATGAAAGGCTATaggttgaagaaagaagaatggtcTACAAGATTAGTTGATATTTACTGTGCTTTGGGAGAGTTGGGTGACAAAATGGGGGAAAAATTGCCAGACtttgagaaacaagagaaaatggagaaaaatttgTCAGATTCAGAAAAACTTGACATAATCCTCTTTATGTTAGATGACTTCAACAAAAGACTAGAAGCCATTGAAGAAGCTGTCAAAACCACATCAGGGAAAGATAAGGATAAAGGA tctcacgaagatgaagatggacaGAATAGAAATGAAGAGGTTATAAATGAAGAG GCTGGCAAACAAAATGTTGATGGAGATATTGCTAGAGAAGATTTCGTAGAAAGCCAGTCTGCAGATTCTGTCCGTCCGTCAAACACACAAGATGGGAGCTACGCTGCAGATGATGAAAACACTCAAAAaactggtggtgatgatggtaaTTACTTTGAAGAAACACCAAAG GATAAATCTCCTTCTCCACGCCCTTATACACCAAAATTTGATCTTCTttctgaagaagatgaggatagtgaaaaatataaaagcatGGATAAAGAGAAGGGAGCAAGCA GCTGGCAAACAAAAATGTTGATGGAGATATTGCTAGAGAAGATTTCATAG